The following coding sequences lie in one beta proteobacterium CB genomic window:
- a CDS encoding NAD-dependent epimerase/dehydratase, with product MKYDILLIGGNGFVGRVLAAQLQVEGYSVLLPTRHLASARELRMLPKVHLEDADVHEFDTLQELCSRIKPNGAVINLVGVLHDKPAQPYGKVFQAAHVELPKNIITAMQLHGLKRYLHMSALGADSNGPSMYQRSKGDGEAAVKASNLDWTIFRPSVIFGAQDQFINLFAKLTKLFPAMPLANSGAQFQPVSVDDVASAFAKSLKMPSTIHQSYDLVGPTVYTMKEIVEFAARKVDTKCAIIPVPDFVGYLQALAFEFLPVPTLMSRDNIASMQVSNILPLNGIDALTKVFGVSRRTLEGMK from the coding sequence ATGAAATATGACATTCTGCTAATTGGTGGCAACGGTTTTGTAGGTAGAGTCTTAGCTGCTCAGTTGCAAGTAGAGGGCTATTCAGTATTGCTGCCTACTAGGCACTTAGCCTCCGCTCGTGAATTGCGCATGCTGCCGAAAGTGCACTTAGAAGACGCTGATGTACATGAGTTTGATACCCTTCAAGAGCTTTGCTCACGAATCAAGCCTAATGGCGCAGTCATTAATTTGGTGGGTGTGTTACACGACAAGCCAGCTCAACCTTATGGAAAAGTGTTTCAAGCCGCGCATGTAGAGCTCCCTAAAAATATCATCACTGCTATGCAGTTGCATGGCCTCAAGCGTTACTTGCACATGAGTGCATTGGGCGCAGATTCGAATGGTCCATCGATGTATCAGCGCAGCAAGGGTGATGGCGAGGCCGCAGTAAAAGCTAGCAATCTTGACTGGACTATTTTTAGGCCGTCAGTGATTTTTGGCGCTCAAGATCAATTCATTAATTTATTTGCCAAGTTAACGAAGCTATTTCCTGCAATGCCTTTAGCAAACTCTGGGGCACAGTTTCAGCCAGTGAGTGTGGATGATGTAGCTAGTGCATTTGCCAAGTCTTTGAAAATGCCATCGACCATTCATCAATCTTATGATTTGGTGGGGCCTACCGTTTACACCATGAAGGAGATTGTGGAATTTGCTGCGCGCAAAGTGGATACAAAATGCGCCATCATTCCCGTACCTGATTTTGTTGGCTATCTTCAGGCGTTGGCTTTTGAGTTTCTACCGGTTCCAACTTTAATGTCTCGCGACAATATCGCTTCAATGCAGGTGTCAAACATCTTGCCGCTTAACGGTATAGATGCACTCACTAAAGTGTTTGGTGTGAGCAGGCGCACACTAGAGGGTATGAAGTAA